One genomic window of Acomys russatus chromosome 29, mAcoRus1.1, whole genome shotgun sequence includes the following:
- the Ythdf2 gene encoding YTH domain-containing family protein 2, with protein sequence MSASSLLEQRPKGQGNKVQNGSVHQKDGLNDDDFEPYLSPQARPNNAYTAMSDSYLPSYYSPSIGFSYSLGEAAWSTGGDTAMPYLTSYGQLSNGEPHFLPDAMFGQPGALGSTPFLGQHGFNFFPSGIDFSAWGNNSSQGQSTQSSGYSSNYAYAPSSLGGAMIDGQSAFANETLNKAPGMNTIDQGMAALKLGSTEVASSVPKVVGSAVGSGSITSNIVASNSLPPATIAPPKPASWADIASKPAKQQPKLKTKNGIAGSSLPPPPIKHNMDIGTWDNKGPVAKAPSQALVQNIGQPTQGSPQPVGQQANNSPPVAQTSVGQQTQPLPPPPPQPAQLSVQQQAAQPTRWVAPRNRGSGFGHNGVDGNGVGQSQAGSGSTPSEPHPVLEKLRSINNYNPKDFDWNLKHGRVFIIKSYSEDDIHRSIKYNIWCSTEHGNKRLDAAYRSMNGKGPVYLLFSVNGSGHFCGVAEMKSAVDYNTCAGVWSQDKWKGRFDVRWIFVKDVPNSQLRHIRLENNENKPVTNSRDTQEVPLEKAKQVLKIIASYKHTTSIFDDFSHYEKRQEEEESVKKERQGRGK encoded by the exons ATGTCGGCCAGCAGCCTCTTGGAGCAG AGACCAAAAGGTCAAGGAAACAAAG TACAAAATGGATCTGTGCATCAAAAGGACGGACTAAACGATGATGATTTTGAGCCTTACTTGAGCCCACAGGCAAGGCCG AATAATGCATATACTGCCATGTCAGACTCCTACTTACCCAGTTACTACAGCCCCTCTATTGGTTTTTCCTATTCTTTGGGCGAAGCTGCTTGGTCTACTGGAGGTGACACAGCCATGCCCTATCTAACTTCTTATGGACAACTGAGCAACGGAGAGCCCCACTTCCTACCAGATGCAATGTTTGGGCAACCAGGAGCCCTAGGTAGCACTCCATTTCTTGGTCAGCatggttttaatttctttcccagTGGGATTGACTTCTCAGCATGGGGAAATAACAGTTCTCAGGGACAGTCTACTCAAAGCTCTGGATATAGTAGCAATTATGCGTATGCACCCAGCTCCTTAGGTGGCGCCATGATTGATGGACAGTCAGCTTTTGCCAATGAGACCCTCAATAAAGCTCCTGGCATGAATACTATAGACCAAGGGATGGCAGCACTGAAACTGGGTAGCACAGAGGTTGCAAGCAGTGTTCCAAAAGTTGTAGGCTCTGCTGTTGGTAGTGGGTCCATCACTAGTAACATTGTGGCTTCTAACAGTTTGCCTCCAGCTACTATTGCTCCTCCAAAACCAGCATCTTGGGCTGACATTGCTAGCAAGCCTGCAAAACAGCAACCTAAACTGAAGACCAAGAATGGCATTGCAGGATCAAGTCTTCCTCCACCCCCAATAAAGCATAACATGGATATTGGGACTTGGGATAACAAGGGTCCTGTGGCGAAAGCCCCCTCACAGGCTTTGGTTCAAAATATAGGTCAGCCAACCCAGGGGTCTCCTCAGCCTGTAGGACAGCAGGCCAATAATAGCCCACCAGTGGCTCAGACATCAGTAGGGCAACAGACGCAGCCATTGCCTCCGCCTCCACCACAGCCTGCCCAGCTCTCAGTCCAGCAGCAGGCAGCCCAGCCAACTCGATGGGTAGCGCCTCGGAACCGTGGCAGTGGGTTCGGTCATAATGGGGTGGATGGTAACGGAGTAGGACAATCACAGGCAGGTTCTGGATCTACTCCTTCCGAGCCTCACCCAGTGTTGGAGAAACTTCGGTCCATTAATAACTATAACCCTAAAGATTTCGACTGGAACCTGAAACATGGCCGGGTTTTCATCATTAAGAGCTACTCTGAGGACGATATCCACCGTTCCATTAAGTATAATATCTGGTGCAGCACAGAGCATGGTAACAAGAGACTGGATGCTGCTTATCGTTCCATGAACGGGAAAGGTCCCGTGTACTTACTTTTCAGTGTCAACGGCAGTGGACACTTCTGTGGAGTTGCAGAGATGAAATCTGCTGTGGACTACaacacatgtgcaggtgtgtggtcCCAGGACAAATGGAAGGGTCGTTTTGATGTCAGATGGATTTTTGTGAAGGACGTTCCCAATAGCCAACTGCGACACATTCGTCTAGAGAACAACGAGAATAAACCAGTGACCAACTCTAGGGACACTCAGGAAGTGCCTCTGGAAAAAGCTAAGCAGGTGTTGAAAATCATAGCCAGCTACAAGCACACCACTTCCATTTTTGATGACTTCTCACACTATGAGAAAcgccaagaggaagaagaaagtgttAAAAAG GAACGTCAAGGTCGTGGGAAATAA